The genomic stretch CATGAAGCCAGTGAGCCGCAGCAGCGAGCCCTTGTGAAGTAGGTTGATCTGGCCCGCAAACTGCCGATTGATTTCCAGTGACTCTGAGTTGAGGCTAGGTCGGTGGGAGTTCTGGAAGCTGTGCCAACGGAGTTTCCTGAGGTGAGAGGGGCAGAGAGCACCAGAGACACAGGTTTGCTAACCCTTAGAAAAGGCCATGCCCTTCTGGTCCCTTTTATCTccccaagaaaaagaagaataggGAGGTGGGGACACATTGAGTGCTATGATGGGGCCTTGGCACGGCAAAAGCTTGGTTTCAGCTTTTAGGCCACCCAGGGTTCAAGAAGCTTTCATGGAGGGTGGCAACAAGCTCAGACACACTTAGTCCTAAAAGACAGTGCCAGTCTCCACCCTGTTCTAAGGTTACTGTGGCAAGAAACACTCTTCATCAAAACTGAGGGGCAGAGACCATCTCTGACACCCTGCTGCTAAGACAAACGAACAAAAGCCAGAAAAGGCAGTGTTTTCTCAAGGCCACACCACAGTTAGATGCTGTACTGAACACTCAGAACTCTCCTTTTCTCTTGGGACTGGCTGCCTGGAAATAATCTCCTGACCCCCTGAGAACTTTCCCCTGGTCCTTACAACTAAGAAAGCAGaacagagagaaggcagagactgagaagggaccccacccccaaccctacCCCAAACTCCCACCTGCAAGGTCTGGTAAGTGAGGCCCCAACACCTGAATCACGCCGTTCACGGGGCACTGATGCCTGGAGTCCTACCAGGGCTTCTGCACCTTCGGCCTCATTCATGGAGTTGCCACTACTGTCAAGTTCACTGGAGGAAACCGCGGTGTCAGAAATGGACTGTCCTTCTTCCACAGACAGACTGGAGACAGAAGTAGGCTCTGTAGCTGAGTTTGCTTCTTGTTCATGATCCTGTGCCTGGGCTGGAGCCGGAGCCTTAGCCTCAGTCTCAGCCTGGACCAATTGTTTGACCACAGTTGGGGTCTGAGCCAGGGTTGTAAGTGGGACTTCATCCTTGGCTTGAGGTGGGAACTCTTTGTGGGCTTGAGACTCCGCCTGGCCTAGATCTTCATCTTGGCCTTCCACCTCAGCTGTGGCTATTTCAACTGATGAActagcttcctcttcctcctcctcctcttcttcctcatccttaTCTGCAGGCCTCAGCTCTGGGTACATGGTCTGAGACCAGAGCTCTACCCGTTGCTGCAGACCCCACACGTGCTCCAGGATGTCATCTAGATGGGCATAGCTGCATTCACCCTCCTCAtcttcagcctcagcctcagcctcagcctcagcctcagcctcagcctcagcctgtATAGGCTCAGCTGGGTACAGCTCAGGCAAGTTGTCGTAAGTGCTGGCATGGCTGCCCGTGGACCCACAGGAGCCCCGGCGTCCTTCATAGCCCCAGCACCTACCTGGCTGCCAATCTGCCAGGTGATGTTCATCATCTGGACAAAGACTTTCAATGGACAGAGAACGAGGGAATGTGCCTGGCTTATGGTCCCCAGGCACATGTACCAGGTAGTCACGCCGGCGAACAGGCTGGGGATGCCGGAGTGTGGCTATAGGCCAGGCCTCCCAGGCCTTCTGTGTCTCACCATCTCTACCCCTGGATGAAGTGGTGGCCCTGTTCTTGGCCCTGTAAAATCCAGCTGAGAGGAAGCCACGGCAACTGCGGAAAGATGACGCTTTGGTGGCCTTTTCTGAGGTGGTCAGGCGTTTCTCAGGCTCTGTTTGCTGACTGTCACCCTTTTCCTTCTTCCGCAGAGATTCGAGGTGCTTGAGGAAGCTTCGGGAATAATGCTTCTTTACTTTGTCTTGAGAGCCCTCCTGGCCCTGGCTGGGACGAAGGAAGGACCGGTTACTTGGGCTGGGGACACGATCTATCAAGGACAGGTCTGCTGACTCTGGTGAACGGCTCACAGAGATGGCTGGCAAGGAGGCAGCACTAATCTCAGTGAGGACACTTTCACAGCTTGAGGTCCCCAGGAGGCTAGAAGTTGGTGGGGCCAGCAGGCCAGAAGAGCCCATGGGGGACCCACACTTGCTTTCCTGCTCAAAGGCCCAGTGGCTGCTGATGGTGCATTGCTCTTCCTCTTCTGAGTCTTCATCCTGGGGAGGCATCATAGGGAGGAGGTCACAGAAGCCCAACAGACAAGTACCAGCTTGTGCCTTACTCTGCTTCCAAATGCTTTAGGGTGAGGCAGGGTAAAGAACTTTGCTTTCTGGTGGAGGTCATGGCCTAGGAATGGAAAGCTGGCTCTGGGAGTTTTGTAGGAAACTAGGAATCACAGACAGAGCCTAGATGTATGGTGACAGTCATCTAATTAGTCCATTACCCTCATTTCACAGATAGGAAAAGTGACACAAATCAGAAGCTATTTGCCCAACATCATTTACTATCATGGTTATGTCAATGACAGAGATTCTTTAAGGTTTAAGGCTATAGTCTTAGATTAAAATTAGGGTATCTAAGAATGGGAGGGGATTTTAggttttctaattcattttctcCTTGGCAAGGTGAGGAAACCAAGACAGTGGCAGAAGTGCTCCCAGGCCAGTGCTTTGTCATTTTGGCTACCCTACCTGACTGCAGGCCTATGGTGGGGAAAGCTccagagaaaaccaaaaaacttGTTCCCAGGAGACAATGAGGCCATGAGGCTCACTTTCAAGGCCATATACAGACAAAGAGGCCTTATGGTTTCTGCAAGAAATGGACAAGTTGGAAAGGCCTTAGACAACTATCAGTCCAGTCCCCTGACTCATTGTAGTGGTGGGGAAAATGAGGCTATGGACCAAGGAAGTAAGATCT from Cricetulus griseus strain 17A/GY chromosome X, alternate assembly CriGri-PICRH-1.0, whole genome shotgun sequence encodes the following:
- the Stard8 gene encoding stAR-related lipid transfer protein 8 isoform X2 yields the protein MTLNNCASMKLEVHFQCKQDEDSEEEEQCTISSHWAFEQESKCGSPMGSSGLLAPPTSSLLGTSSCESVLTEISAASLPAISVSRSPESADLSLIDRVPSPSNRSFLRPSQGQEGSQDKVKKHYSRSFLKHLESLRKKEKGDSQQTEPEKRLTTSEKATKASSFRSCRGFLSAGFYRAKNRATTSSRGRDGETQKAWEAWPIATLRHPQPVRRRDYLVHVPGDHKPGTFPRSLSIESLCPDDEHHLADWQPGRCWGYEGRRGSCGSTGSHASTYDNLPELYPAEPIQAEAEAEAEAEAEAEAEDEEGECSYAHLDDILEHVWGLQQRVELWSQTMYPELRPADKDEEEEEEEEEEASSSVEIATAEVEGQDEDLGQAESQAHKEFPPQAKDEVPLTTLAQTPTVVKQLVQAETEAKAPAPAQAQDHEQEANSATEPTSVSSLSVEEGQSISDTAVSSSELDSSGNSMNEAEGAEALVGLQASVPRERRDSGVGASLTRPCRKLRWHSFQNSHRPSLNSESLEINRQFAGQINLLHKGSLLRLTGFMEKYTVPHKQAWVWSMPKFMKRNKTPDYRGHHVFGVPPLIHVQRTGQPLPQSIQQAMRYLRSQCLDQVGIFRKSGVKSRIQSLRQMNETSPDNVCYEGQSAYDVADLLKQYFRDLPEPIFTSKLTTTFLQIYQLLPKEQWLAAAQAATLLLPDENREVLQTLLYFLSDIASAEENQMTAGNLAVCLAPSIFHLNVSKKDSPSPRIKSKRSLVGRPGPRDLSENMAATQGLSHMISDCKKLFQVPQDMVVQLCGSYSAAELSPPGPALAELRQAQAAGVSLSLYMEESVQELLRDAAERFKGWTNVPGPQHTELACRKAPDGHPLRMWKASTEVAAPPAVVLHRVLRERALWDEDLLRAQVLEALMPGVELYHYVTDSMAPHPCRDFVVLRMWRSDLPRGGCLLVSQSLDPEQPVPESGVRALMLTSQYLMEPCGLGRSRLTHICRADLRGRSPDWYNKVFGHLCAMEVAKIRDSFPTLQAAGPETKL